Below is a window of Geomonas oryzisoli DNA.
CTTGGGCACGAAGAACGCCTTTTCGATGTCCTCGTCCTTGATCTCCTCCAACTTGCCATGGCCGATGTCGATCCCCTTGTTGGGGAAGCCGTCGCGTGCCCCCTTGGGGGAGTCGATGTGGGTCTTGCCGTCCTTGGTCACCACGTAGCGCTCCACCCAGGTGCGGGTCACGTTGGCGTCGTAAGGCACTTCGTTCTCCACCTTGCACCCCTTGACGCAGAAGCCGCACCCCACGCATTTGCGGGTGTCGACCAGGAAGACCCAGCGCGCCCCTTTCTCGTCCTTCTCGGCGAGAAGCCGTTTCGGGTCGAAGAGTTCCAGGCAGGAGAGGGGAATCGCCAGCCCCCCGGCGATGAGCAGGGATTTCTTGCAGAAGGATCGTCTCGAAATCATCTCTTGTGCCCCTCCTTCCTGGGATCGTGCGGCCAGTGGCAGGTGACGCAGTCCAGTCCGACGTTGTGGGTCTTGGGGTCGATCCCCTTCATCACGCCGCGTCCGCTGTTGGGGTAGGGGAGGCGGGTGTGGCAGCGGGCACAGAGCTCGCGGCTACGGTCGATGGTCAACGACTTGGGATCGTCCGGATGGTTGAGGGCGGGGCCGTGGCAGTTCTCGCAGTTGATGTTGCGGTGCGGCGATTCCTTCATCTCGTCATACTTGTCGGGATGGCAATCCTTGCAGAAGGCGGCGGTCTTGTACTTCACCTTCACGTCCTTCCACTGCTGCTCGTTGCCGGCGCGATGCCAGCCGTACATGTACCCCCTGGCGCCGATCCCGAAATCGGCCGGGACCAGCACTTCGCGCGCCACCAGCACCAGGGCGATCACCGCCAGCACCACGACCAGCGGGCGCCAAACATGACTCTTCACAGGTTCCCTCCTTTGATGCAGTCGTAACGGTTTCCGACAGCGCCGGGCAAAAACTCCGGGCCGTCGATGTTCCTATAACAATGTTCGAAACAAAAACGAAACTCGTGTTTAATGATAACGGCAGACCGCTTGAAAACAAGCAACTTCGCCAGTATTGTTGTTTTATCGGCCTTGCCAAACAGATTAGAAATCTTTTTTTGACAAATCGATTTTCAGGGAGTATGGTGAGGTCCCTGTCGCCCTTGTATACCGTATCGACACCCAGTCGCTGCAGTTGAAGGGAAAAGCGGCAGTTCTGGCAGCCTTGCTCCCCTTCCGCACCGCCGGCATTCCCGGTTGCGCGGAAGGTTGAAACTCGATGGGCAGATTGACGATCCGTTCCTGGTTCGAAAGGGTGGGTTATGTTGTTTTTTGACATGATGCGGGACCCGGCTATCCTGGTCCTTTGCTCAATAGCTCTAGCCGGCTGTTCGGGGCTTCCCGGTCTTGTGTTGCGAGACGGGACACTCGGACAACGGCTGGCCTCGGTAGCCGCGCTGACCAGCTCTCTCCTCGCGCTTCCGTCTCTTCTCTACCTGCTGATAGGTGGTGGAGAAGCAAGCTTCCTCCTGAACTGGAACCTCCCTTTCGGCCCCTGCGAAGTCGCCCTCGACCCTCTCTCTCTATTCTTTCTGATCCCCATCTTTCTGATCTTCCCCGCCGGCTCCCTCTACGCCCTTGGTTACTGGCCCGCCGCCTCGCACAGCTCCCAAAGAAGCGTCACCTTTTTTTACGGTTTGCTGGCCTGCGCGATGGCGCTGGTGGTGGTGTCCCGCAACGGCGCCCTGTTCGTGATGGCGTGGGAGATCATGGCCCTTTCCGGCTATTTCCTGCTGGTCGCTGAGCACCGTGAAGGTGAGGTCCGCGGTGCCGGTACGGTCTACCTGGTGGCGAGCCATCTCGGCGGCGCGGCGCTCCTGGTCCTGTTCGCCTCGCTGTTCATGATCACCGGCAGCTTCGGATTTCCCGCGGCCGGCTCGCTTGCCGTCGGCGCGGGGCTTGCTGCGACGCTGTTTTGGCTCGTCCTGGCCGGCTTCGGATCGAAGGCGGGCATCATGCCGCTGCACCTGTGGCTCCCCTCTGCCCACGCCAACGCCCCGAGTCACGTCTCGGCGCTCCTCTCCGGCGTCATGCTGAAGATCGGGATCTACGGCATCCTGCGCGTGATCTCGTTCTTTACGGAGCGCCCGCTCTGGTGGGGCGGGGTGCTCACCGTGGCGGGGCTTGGCTCGGCCGTGATGGGGATCTGTGTCGCCTCGGCACAGAAGGACATCAAGCGCCTTTTGGCCTACAGCAGCATTGAGAACCTCGGCATCATCAGCGCCGGTATCGGGATGTTCCTCTTAGGGGATGGGACCGGCAACCAGCGGCTCGCCTTCCTGGGGCTTGCCGGCGCGCTCTTCCACGTGCTGAACCACGTCATCTTCAAGCCGCTGCTCTTCTTCTGTGCCGGAAGCGTCATGCACGCCACCGGTACCCGCGACCTGGACCGGATGGGGGGGCTGGCGCGCCGGCTGCCTTACACCGCCTTCTTCACCCTGTGCGGCGCCGTCGCCATCTGCGGCCTCCCCCCCTTCAATGGTTTCGCCAGCGAAATGCTTCTCTACCTTGGCTTCTTCGGCGAGGCCCGTGCCGGCCAGCCCTTCGTCGCCCTCGGCGCGCCGGTGCTGGCACTGGTGGGGGGCGTCGCGGTGATCTCCTTCGTGAAACTCTACGGCATCGCCTTTTTGGGTGAGCCGCGCACGGCTGCCGCAGCCGAGGCCCACGAGGCGACCGGCACCATGCTTGCCCCCATCGCCCTGCTCGCCTGCCTCGCCCTCACCGGCGGACTTTTCCCGCAACTCTTCCTTGCCCTGGTGCAGCCCGCCATGCGGGTCCTCGCCCCTGGCCTGGCCCGCGCAGCCGTGCTCCCCATCGCACCGGTCTGGTTCGCGCTGGCGGGGGTAAGCGTCATCTGCCTGGCGGCGATCCTGTACCTGTTCCTGAAGGCGAAGACCGGCGGCAGTGCGGTATCCGCCCCCACCTGGGGCTGCGGCTACCTCCGTCCCTCCCCGCGCATCCAGTACACCGGGAGTTCGTTCGGCGCGTTCTTCTCCTCGCTTTCAGGCTCGTTGATCCGTACCCGGATCACGGTGGGGCAGGTGGCCGGCCTTACCCCGGCAGCGGTACGGTTGAGCTATCACCCCGAGGAAACCCTGCTGCACCGGGTGGTGCTGCCGGTGCTGAACGTCCTCGGCATCGGCTGCGCCTTCGTGAGGAGGCTGCAGCACGGCGAGGTGCAGATCTATATTCTCTATATCTTCGTGACGTTGATGTTGCTCCTTTTGTGGGTGCATTAGAGTTTGAGACAGCCGTTTGCGCGGTAACTCCTCCCCCCGGAGGGGGGAGGTCGGGAGGGGGGATCAGATGGTGGTTATCCCCCTCCCTAGCCCTCCCCCTCCGGGGGAGGGGACCTGGTGCCTTTCGGGTGGAAGGGGCCGGGTCACGAGAGCGCTCAACGGCTGCAGTAAACGATTCTCCAGGAGTCTTACTCAATAGGAGTTGGACATGATCGACACAATCTTCCACGTGGTGCTGGTGCTGGCCATGCCGCCGCTGCTGCTGGGGGTGATCGGCAAGACCAAGGCGGCCTTCGCCGGACGGGTGGGCGCTCCCTTCCTGCAGCCCTACTACGACATGGGGCGGCTCATGAAAAAGGGGATCGTCCTCTCCGACAGCACCACTTGGATCTTCCGGGCCGGGCCGGTGGTCACGCTCGCCGCCACGCTCTTCGCCGCGCTCCTGGTGCCGCTGGGCAAGCACCCGGCACCGATCTCGTTCGAGGGGGACATGATCCTCTTCGCCTACCTCTTCGCGCTGGGACGATTCTTCACCACCACGGCGGCGCTCGACACCGCCTCCAGCTTCGAGGGGATGGGGGCGGCCCGCGAGGTGAGCTTCTCCTGCCTCGCCGAACCGACGCTCTTCTTCGCCCTGATCACCCTGACCAGGCTCTCCGGGACCATGAGCCTTACCCCCATGCTGCAGCACGTAACGCTCCCGGTCTGGATGGGGACCGGCGCTTCGCTTATCCTGCTGCTGGCCGGCCTCTTCGTGGTGCTCTTGGCGGAGAACTGCCGCATTCCCTTCGACGACCCCAACACCCACTTAGAGCTCACCATGATCCACGAGGTGATGGTGCTGGACCACAGCGGCCCCTATTTCTGCTGCGTCCTCTACGGCGCCGCGTTGAAGCTCTACCTCTTAGGGGCGCTCTTCGTGAACATCGCGCTCCCCTTCGCCTCGGGCAACGCCTACCTCGACTGGGTGGTGTTCGCGGCCGGAATGCTGCTCCTTGCCGTCGCCATCGGGGTGGTGGAATCGGTGATGGCGCGTCTGAGGCTGATCCGCGTGCCGCAGCTTCTGGTGGCGGCCTTGATCCTGACCGCATTCTCCCTGGTCCTGGTTGTGAGGTGACCCTATGAATTCCCTGGCCGACCAGCTGCTGGTTCTCTGCCTTTTGATCAACTTCGCCGTCCTGGGCACCAGCCGCCTCGCCTTCTCGGTGCGCTGCGTCGCGGTGCAGGGGGTGCTGCTCGGGACGCTCCCGGCGCTGGTGCATCCCTTCTCCTGGCACGTCAGCTTCATCGTGGTGAGCATCATCCTGGTCAAGGGAGGGTTGATCCCGATCCTGATCATCCGCGCCATCAAGAAGGCGGAGATCGAGCGCGAGTTCTCCCCCTTCATCGGCTACATCCCCTCGCTGGTGCTGGGGGCGCTCTTCACCTCGCTCGCCTTCATCTTCGCGGCGAAGCTCCCGCTTTCTCCGGAGCACGAGGGGCTCCTGATCGTGCCCGCCGCCGCCGCGACCCTCATGAGCGGCTTCCTGGTGCTCATGGGGCGGCGCAAGGCGATCTCGCAGGTGCTGGGGTATCTCCTCATGGAAAACGGCATCTTCCTGTTCGGTCTGCTCCTGGCCGACGCCATGCCGGTCATGGTGGAGGCGGGGGCGCTCCTCGACCTCCTGGTCGGCATCTTCGTGATGGGCATCGTCATCAACCACATCAGCCGCGAGTTCTCGAGCATCGACACCTCGAGACTCTCCGCGCTGAGGGAGGAATAGCGACATGATGTGGGCCCTGGTCCTGCTTCCGCTTCTCGGCGCCGCGCTCTCCTGGCTTGTACCGGACAACCGCCGGCGCGTCTGGGTGCTCCCCGTTTTCTCGCTTGCGCAGCTCGGGGTGAGTGCCGCGCTCCTGGTGCACACGCCGCCCCCGTCCCCGGCGGGATGGATCTGGCTCGATCCCCTGGGCAAGCTGGTGCTCATGGCCAACAGCGTGCTCTTCACCATCTGCTCCCTGTATGCGGTCGGCTACCTGAGCTACCGGTTGAAGCGTCCGAACCGTATCCTGTGCGCCTCGCTGCTGGTCTGTCTCTCCGCGACCTCGCTGGTGGTCATCTCGCAGCACCTGGGGCTTTTGTGGATCGCGCTGGAGGCGACCACCCTGACCATGGCGCCGCTCATCTACTTCAACCACAACGCCCGCTCCATCGAGGCCACCTGGAAATACCTCCTCATCTGCTCGGTCGGTATCGCCATCGCGCTTTTGGGGCTGTTCTTCCTCGCCTACTCCACCATCGTCGCCAAGCAGGAGGTGAGCCTCCTTCTCCCGACCCTGATCCGGGACGCGGCCGCGCTGCACCCGGGGTGGCGCCACGCCGCTTTCATCTTCCTGCTGGTCGGCTTCGGCTCCAAGATGGGGCTCGCTCCCCTGCACACCTGGAAGCCGGACGCCTACGGCGAGGCCCCGGGGCTCGTGGGGGCGCTGCTTGCCGGCGGGCTGGTGAACTGCGCCCTTCTTGCGCTGTTGCGCGTCTACCAGGTCGCGGTCGCCTCGACCGAAGGGGCGCTTTTCCAGCAGGTGCTCCTGACCATGGGGCTCGTCTCCATGGCCTTCGCCGCCGTGTTCATGGCGCGCCAAAGCGACTTCAAGCGGATGCTCGCCTACTCGAGCGTCGAGCACGTCGGCATCATCGCGGTGGCGCTGGGGCTGGGGAAGGGGGCGCTCTTCGCGGGGCTTTTGCACATGATCAACAACTCCCTCACCAAGGGGGTGCTCTTTCTCTCCTGCGGCAACATCCACCGCGCCTTCAACTCCAAGAGCACCCAGTTCGTGCGCGGCGCCCTGCGGCGCACCCCCTGGTCCGCGGCGCTCTTTCTCGCCGCGTTCCTCGCCATCACCGGGTCGCCTCCCTTCGCCCCCTTCGTCAGCGAATTCCTGATCGTCTCCTCCGCTTTCGGGCAGGGGAACCACTGGACCGGTGCGCTGTTCCTGCTGTTCCTGGCGCTCATCTTCATCGGTATGGCCTCCACCGTGCTCCCGGTGGTCCTGGGCGAGCTGCCGCCGGACCTGGAGCGGACCCGGTACCGCGATGCCGTACCCACCGTCGTCCCCCCCCTGCTGCTGATGGGGCTGGTGCTGGTGCTGGGGCTGTGGATCCCGTCGCCGCTGCAGGATCTCTTGCACGAGGCGGCGCAGCTTTTGGGAGGTGAGGCATGAGTCCCGCCATGGTCTTCACCCAAAACGGCGGCGTCCTGTCGCGCCGCGAGATCCCGCAGCACGCGCCGGAGCGCTTCGCCCAGGCGCTTCTTTCCGCCCTGGCCGGCGGGTGGCGCGTGGTCTCCTACTTCGGCATGCAGGAGGAGGACGGCGTGCGCCTGTTCTGCCTCCTCTCCTTTAAAAGCCACGCCACCATCGGTGTCATGAGTACCCTGATCACCGGCAAGAGCTTCTACTCGCTGGTGCCCCAGGCGCCGCAGCTGCACCTCTTCGAGCGCGAGATCGCCGAGCAGTTCTACCTGAACCTGGAGGGGCACCCCTGGCCCAAGCCGGTCCGCTTCGCCCCGGCACTCGGCTCCCTTCCCGGGGATACCCCGGAGCCCCCGCCGACCATCGGCGTGATGGACTTTTACCGGGTGGAAGGCGAGGAGGTGCACGAGGTAGCCGTCGGCCCGGTGCATGCCGGCATCATCGAGCCGGGGCATTTCCGCTTCCAGTGCTTCGGCGAGGAGGTGATGCACCTGGAGATCTCGCTGGGGTACCAGCACCGCGGCGTCGAGCGCATGATGCAGGGGCGCCCGGGCGAGCGGATGCGCAAGCTCATGGAGACCGTGGCGGGCGACACCACTATCGGCCACGGCACCGCTTACGCCATGATCGTCGAGGCGCTCTCCGAGACGCGGGTGCCCGCCAGGGCCCAGGCGGTGCGCGGCATCGCGCTGGAGCTGGAGCGGCTTGCCAACCACACCGGCGACCTGGGCGCCATCGCGGGGGACGTGGGCTATCTTCCCACCGCTTCCTTTTGCGGCAGGATCCGCGGCGACTTCCTCAACATGACCGCGGGGATCTGCGGCAGCCGCTTCGGCCGCGACCTGGTCCTCCCCGGCGGGGTCCGCTTCGATCTCGGCGCCGACGGCGCCCGCCAGCTCTCCGACCGCATCAAGGTGGCCCGCGAGGAGGTGCAGAACGCGGTCGATCTCCTCTGGGACACGCCGTCGGTACTGGCGAGGCTCGAGGGGACCGGCGTGGTGAGCGAGCAGACGGCCATCGAGCTGGGGCTCGTCGGCCCCGCCGCCCGCGCCAGCGGCCTGAACCGTGACATCCGGCGCGACCACCCCTTCGGCATCTACAGCATGAGCCAGATCCCGGTGGAGACGGCGAAAAGCGGAGACGTCTACGCGAGGACCCTGGTGCGCTGGCTGGAGATCGAGAAGTCGCTCGATTTCATCGAGGAGCAGCTCTCCCAGCTTCCCGGCGTTGCCGTCGCGAATCCCGTGCGCGAGGTGGCGGGGGAACAGCTGGCCGTGGCGCTCACCGAAGGGTGGCGCGGCGAGGTCTGCCACGTGGCGCTGACCGACGCGCGCGGCCACTTCCAGCGCTACAAGGTGACCGATCCCTCCTTCCACAACTGGACCGGTCTCGCCCTGGCGCTCCGTGGGGGGCAGATCTCCGACTTCCCGCTGTGCAACAAGAGCTTCAACCTTTCCTACTGCGGGTTCGACCTCTAGTGCACAGAATCCCCTAGGAGGCTGGGCCGATTTCAACTCCCCCTCCCGCGAGGGGAGGGGGAATCGTAACTGTTGGTGTAAAGACAGGAGTCGCATCATGATCAAGGCCATACTCGCCCGCATCAAGCAGGGGCATCGCACCATGGCGTACCCGAAACAGCCGCTGCCGCTGCCGGAGCGCTTCCGCGGCTATCCTGAGCTGAAGAGCTCCCTGTGCCCCCCGGACTGCCGTCTCTGTGCCGACGCCTGTCCGGTGGGAGCGGTGGGGTGTGAAAACGGGCTCGCCGTCGACCTCGGCAAGTGCCTGTTCTGTGCCGGGTGCACCGACGCCTGCCCGAGCGGTGCCATCTCCTACAGCAACGACGCGCGCCTGGCCGTCAACTCCCGCGAAGACCTGGTAGTGCGGGCTGGGGAGGAGCGCAGGCTGGCGCAGGCCCTGGACCGGAAGATGCTGGCCCTTTTCGGCCGCTCGCTCAAGTTCCGCTCGGTAGTCGCCGGCGGCTGCAACGCCTGCGAGGCCGACAGCAACGTCCTCTCCACCATCGGCTGGGACATAGGGCGCTTCGGGCTGCAGTTCGTCGCCAGCCCGCGTCACGCCGACGCCCTCTGGGTCACCGGCCCGGTCACCGAAAACATGCGCGAGGCGCTTTTGCAGACCTACCGGGCCATCCCCGCCCCGAAGCTCGTCGTCGCCTGCGGCGCCTGCGCCATCAACGGCGGCCCCTTCATAGGCTCCCCCGCCGCCCATGACGGCGTGGACCGCCTGCTTCCGGTCGACCTCTACATCCCGGGGTGCCCGCCACACCCGGTGACCATCCTCGACGGCCTGTTGCGCCTGCTGGACCGGATGGGTTGAAACGGCTTCCGCTGAAAAGGCTTGCACTCCTGCGGAGTTTCGGTTATTCAGGAGGTTGCCGCTTCTTTCGCAGTACTGCCGCTACAGCGAGTCGCCATGAACGATGCGCACATGGGCCCCGCGCCCACCACCTCCTCCGCCGTACCCCACTCCACCCGCCCGGATAGCGTCCCGGTCTGGAGTGTCGCCCTCCTCGCCTTTCTGCTCGCCCTGTTCCTGTCCGGCTCGATCATGCTCTTGTACGAGGCCAAGCGCCAGGACGCCCGCCGCCAGCAGGTCATCGGTCTCACCGTCAAGGCTGCCCACGACATCCAGGAACAACTGAACCGCTCGATTTCCTCGACTTACGCCCTGGCCGCCGTGATACGGCAAGGCAACGGCAAGATAGACAACTTCCAGGAACTGGCCAGGGAGATGCTCGAGCTCTACCCGGGACTCAGCGCCCTGCAACTGGTCCCCGGCGGCGTCATCTCGGAGATCTACCCGCTGCAGGGAAACGAGAAGGCGATCGGTCTGAACCTCCTGGACCAGGCTAACGCCAACAAGGAGGCCATGGAGGCGTTGCGCCACCGTTCGCTCACGCTGGCGGGACCCTTCGAACTGGTCCAGGGCGGATTGGCGCTCATGGGAAGGCTCCCGGTGTATGTGAAGGGGGGCGAGGGACAACAGCGTTTCTGGGGCTTCACCGCAGCCATGATCAGGCTGGAGACCTTCTTCGACACGTTGCAGTTGCACCGAACGCTCAGCGCCGAGTTCAACTTCCGTCTTTCCAGGATCAAGCCCGACACCGGGACGCTCGACGTCTTCTGGAAGCAGGGGGGGAAGCTCACGCGACCGGTGAGCCAGAAGATCGTCATCCCCAACGGCGAATGGACCCTTTCCGTGGAGCCGGTGGGAGGGTGGTACCAGTGGCGGACGCTCCTTGCCGAGGGGGGACTGGTCCTCATCCTGAGTTCCCTCGCCGCCCTGACGGCCTACTGGCTGGCCAGGCAGCCCGTCATCCTGCGCCGCATGGTCGAGGAAAGAACCCGTGAGCTTTCCCAGACCAACGCGCGGCTTGAAAACGAGGTGGTCGAACGCAGGCATGCCGAAGAGGCGCTGCATGCCTCGGAGTTGAAACTGCGCTCCATCTTCGCCTCGCTCACCGAGGTCATCCTTGTCCTGGACGCCGAGGGGCGCTACCTGGAGATCGCCCCCACCAGTACGAAGAAGCTGTATCTCCCGCCCAACGAGCTGCTGGGGCGGAAAATCCCCGATCTCTTCCCGAAACAGATCGCAGATTTCTTCGTCTCCACCATCCGCAAGGCCCTCGCCGCCGGAACGACCGTCGCGGTCGACTACAGTCTCGACATCGAGGGTGAGGAGATCTGGTTCACCGGCAACGTGACTCCCATGCCCGGCGGCCGGGTGATCTGGTCCGCCCACGACATCACCCAGAGAAAGAGGGCCGAAGAGGAACGCCTGAAGCTGGAAAAGCAGATGCTGCACGCCCAGAAGCTGGAGAGCCTCGGGGTGCTGGCAGGGGGCATCGCCCACGACTTCAACAACATCCTCACCGTCATCGTCGGCAACACGGACCTGGCCCTGATGCGGCTTTCCCCCGATGCTCCGGTTGTCGAAAACCTGCGCCGGATCGAGCTGGCGGCGGCGAGGGCCTCGGACCTGGCCCACCAGATGCTTGCCTACTCCGGCAAGGGACATTTCGTGACCGAGGAGCTGGACCTGAACCGCCTGGTGGAGGAGATGGGGCACATGCTGAGCGTCTCGGTCTCGAAGAAGGCCCAGCTCGTCTACAACCTGTGCCGTCCCCTGCCTGCCGTCACCGCCGACGCCACCCAGATCCGCCAGGTGCTGATGAACCTGGTCATCAACGCCTCCGAGGCGATCGGCGACCGCAGCGGGATCATCACCATCTCGACCGGGTGCGAGCAGTGCGCCGAGTCCCGCCTCGACCGCGCATGGCTCTCCGATCCGGTCCGGCCCGGGCTCTACGTCTACGTGGAGGTGTCCGACACCGGCTGCGGCATGGACCGCGACACCATGGCCAAGATTTTCGAGCCGTTCTTCACCACCAAGTTCACCGGGCGCGGACTGGGGATGGCGGCCGTGCTCGGCATCGTCCGTGGCCATCAGGGCGCGATCCGGGTCCAGAGCGAACCGGGGCAGGGGAGCACCTTCAGGGTGTTCCTCCCCGCCGGCGACGCGCCGGCCCGGCTCGAGCACCCGGAATCCCCGCCGGGGGAGACCTGGCGGGGGAGCGGCACCGTCCTGCTCATCGACGATGAAGACAACATCCGCGCCCTCGGCACCGAGATGCTGGGGGAGTTGGGGTTCCAGGTGGTGACGGCCGCCGACGGGCAGGAGGGGGTGGAGATCTTTCGCCGCCGCAACGACATCGTCCTGGTACTGCTCGACCTGACCATGCCGCAGATGGACGGGGAACAGTGCCTGAGGGAACTGCACCTGATCGACCCGCAGGTGAGGGTGATCATGTCCAGCGGGTTCAGCGAGCACGAGATCTCCCGCAAGTTCCCGGGGACAGGGATTTCCGGTTTCGTACAGAAGCCTTACAAGCTCTCGGCGTTGCGGGAAGTCCTTTCCTCGCTGAATTGGGACAGCTCTCGTCCGCTTCGTTAATCCTCTTGTCAATGCCTGCTTCTTTGAGTACTATCCGGACTTTACAAATACTCCCCGAGGGAGGCATCTCATGAAGTTCCCTTTCTTCCGTGCCCTTTTGCGGACGCTCCCCTTGTTGCTGGTCCTTTCCGTCGCCGGTTGCGGCGATATCGAGTGGTTCCCCCCCTACGTGAGGCAGCCGACTTCCCCGGACCCGTTCTCCTTCAAAGCGGTGACCGGCACCGACAAGAATGTGGATGTCACCTCCGCTGCCATAACGGTCGGTGGGCTCACCGCCGCTACCTCCCCCATCAGCGTGGGCGGTGCCACCGGCAGCAGTTACTCCGTCAACGGTGGCGCAGCCACCAGTAGCGCCGGGACGGTGAAAAACGGCGACACGGTCACCGTGACCCACAAGTCCGCAACCACCCTGGGGACGCTGACCAAGAGCACGCTCACCATCGGCGACCAGAGCGCCGACTTCTTGAGCACCACGCGCTACATCGATACGCCGACCTTTTCGTTGACCGTGCTGCAGCCGGCGCCGTTTCGTCAGGCCATGGCGACCATCACCAGTGTGGACGGGGCGGTCGGGACGCACGTGATCAGCATCAAGGATTCGTCGAATTCGGGCCTGGCGCAGTACGGGATCAGTGACAACGACACCATTCCGACCAACTTCACCACGGTCACCCAGACCATTGCGTTCCTGAACACCCGGAGGATCTTCGTGCGCAACCGCTCCGATATCGTCGATGCAGGCGCCGTAACCACGCTGACCATCGACGGCGTCGATGTCGTGGTGACGCTGACCCCGTAGCAGGAGCCGCTCCGGGCAAAAGCACGAAATTTTAAATAGCTTGCATTGTCACAATCAAGCTGCTAAGGTGGCCAAGGTCCGGAATGACCCGGACAATTAAAACAAGCAGAAAGCATGGAGAAGGTAAAAGTAAATGGTTAACGGAACTGTAAAATGGTTTAACGACAGCAAGGGGTTTGGTTTCATCGAGCAGGAGAACGGCGACGACGTGTTCGTGCACTTCTCCGCCATCACCGGCGACGGGTTCAAATCCCTGGCTGAAGGCGATAGCGTCACCTTCGAAGTGGTGAAAGGACCGAAAGGGCTGCAGGCCGCCAACGTGTCCCGCGTCTAAAGGTTTTCCTCAGCGCTGCAAAAAAGTCCCGGAGCAATCCGGGACTTTTTTTTTGCCTTCCCGCCGTACTCCCCCTGCCGCCGTACTCCCCCTGCCGCCGTACTCCCCCTGCCGCCGTACTCCCCCTGCCGCCGTACTCCCCCTGCCGCCGTACTCCCCCTCCGCCGTACTCCCCCTCCGCCGTACTCCCCCTCCGCCGTACTCCCCCTCCCGCTGCGCGCCGCCTCCCGCTGCGCGCCGCCTGTCGCGGCGCCGTCGTTGACAACATCTCCCCTTATGTTATGCATTATTGGTCAAAATTAATGTCAATAGGGGGCACGTTCATGAAGATCAACAGGAAAACACGTTATTGCTGCATCGCAGTCATCGTGGCCGGCATCGCGGTGGTGGGGCAGGCGGTCGTCCGGGACCGCGGGGTGACGTCGTATCACGAGGATGTGGCACATGCAAAGCGCTAGCAGAATCACGGGCCCGCAGGCCTTGAGGCCGGGGCGGAAAAGGAGGTAGACCATGGGCATCACCAAGAAGATCTCTCTAGTTATGGTTGCCATGTTGCTGGTCGCGCTCTGGACCGGCGTCGCCTGCGCCAGGAACGAGGCCAAGAAGGTGCAGAAATCCGCCGACGTGCTGCAGGACATCATGAAGATCCCGGAGAAGGGCATCCCT
It encodes the following:
- a CDS encoding 4Fe-4S dicluster domain-containing protein: MISRRSFCKKSLLIAGGLAIPLSCLELFDPKRLLAEKDEKGARWVFLVDTRKCVGCGFCVKGCKVENEVPYDANVTRTWVERYVVTKDGKTHIDSPKGARDGFPNKGIDIGHGKLEEIKDEDIEKAFFVPKLCNQCDNPPCVQVCPVGATYQTADGVVLVDRKWCIGCGYCIMGCPYGVRFFHPVFHVAEKCNFCYHRITKGMQTACVDSCAFGARRVGNLRDPEDPVTKVIMTERVNVLKEEYGTKPQVFYLGLSKEVK
- a CDS encoding cytochrome c3 family protein; translated protein: MKSHVWRPLVVVLAVIALVLVAREVLVPADFGIGARGYMYGWHRAGNEQQWKDVKVKYKTAAFCKDCHPDKYDEMKESPHRNINCENCHGPALNHPDDPKSLTIDRSRELCARCHTRLPYPNSGRGVMKGIDPKTHNVGLDCVTCHWPHDPRKEGHKR
- a CDS encoding respiratory chain complex I subunit 1 family protein, producing the protein MIDTIFHVVLVLAMPPLLLGVIGKTKAAFAGRVGAPFLQPYYDMGRLMKKGIVLSDSTTWIFRAGPVVTLAATLFAALLVPLGKHPAPISFEGDMILFAYLFALGRFFTTTAALDTASSFEGMGAAREVSFSCLAEPTLFFALITLTRLSGTMSLTPMLQHVTLPVWMGTGASLILLLAGLFVVLLAENCRIPFDDPNTHLELTMIHEVMVLDHSGPYFCCVLYGAALKLYLLGALFVNIALPFASGNAYLDWVVFAAGMLLLAVAIGVVESVMARLRLIRVPQLLVAALILTAFSLVLVVR
- a CDS encoding proton-conducting transporter transmembrane domain-containing protein; its protein translation is MMWALVLLPLLGAALSWLVPDNRRRVWVLPVFSLAQLGVSAALLVHTPPPSPAGWIWLDPLGKLVLMANSVLFTICSLYAVGYLSYRLKRPNRILCASLLVCLSATSLVVISQHLGLLWIALEATTLTMAPLIYFNHNARSIEATWKYLLICSVGIAIALLGLFFLAYSTIVAKQEVSLLLPTLIRDAAALHPGWRHAAFIFLLVGFGSKMGLAPLHTWKPDAYGEAPGLVGALLAGGLVNCALLALLRVYQVAVASTEGALFQQVLLTMGLVSMAFAAVFMARQSDFKRMLAYSSVEHVGIIAVALGLGKGALFAGLLHMINNSLTKGVLFLSCGNIHRAFNSKSTQFVRGALRRTPWSAALFLAAFLAITGSPPFAPFVSEFLIVSSAFGQGNHWTGALFLLFLALIFIGMASTVLPVVLGELPPDLERTRYRDAVPTVVPPLLLMGLVLVLGLWIPSPLQDLLHEAAQLLGGEA
- a CDS encoding proton-conducting transporter transmembrane domain-containing protein, encoding MLFFDMMRDPAILVLCSIALAGCSGLPGLVLRDGTLGQRLASVAALTSSLLALPSLLYLLIGGGEASFLLNWNLPFGPCEVALDPLSLFFLIPIFLIFPAGSLYALGYWPAASHSSQRSVTFFYGLLACAMALVVVSRNGALFVMAWEIMALSGYFLLVAEHREGEVRGAGTVYLVASHLGGAALLVLFASLFMITGSFGFPAAGSLAVGAGLAATLFWLVLAGFGSKAGIMPLHLWLPSAHANAPSHVSALLSGVMLKIGIYGILRVISFFTERPLWWGGVLTVAGLGSAVMGICVASAQKDIKRLLAYSSIENLGIISAGIGMFLLGDGTGNQRLAFLGLAGALFHVLNHVIFKPLLFFCAGSVMHATGTRDLDRMGGLARRLPYTAFFTLCGAVAICGLPPFNGFASEMLLYLGFFGEARAGQPFVALGAPVLALVGGVAVISFVKLYGIAFLGEPRTAAAAEAHEATGTMLAPIALLACLALTGGLFPQLFLALVQPAMRVLAPGLARAAVLPIAPVWFALAGVSVICLAAILYLFLKAKTGGSAVSAPTWGCGYLRPSPRIQYTGSSFGAFFSSLSGSLIRTRITVGQVAGLTPAAVRLSYHPEETLLHRVVLPVLNVLGIGCAFVRRLQHGEVQIYILYIFVTLMLLLLWVH
- a CDS encoding hydrogenase, which translates into the protein MNSLADQLLVLCLLINFAVLGTSRLAFSVRCVAVQGVLLGTLPALVHPFSWHVSFIVVSIILVKGGLIPILIIRAIKKAEIEREFSPFIGYIPSLVLGALFTSLAFIFAAKLPLSPEHEGLLIVPAAAATLMSGFLVLMGRRKAISQVLGYLLMENGIFLFGLLLADAMPVMVEAGALLDLLVGIFVMGIVINHISREFSSIDTSRLSALREE